A segment of the Acidobacteriota bacterium genome:
CGCCCAACACGTCACTTCACTGCCGGTACCGGCGGTCGTGGGCACGGCGATCATCGCGATGACCTCGGTAGTGCAGGGCTGTCCGGCCTCGAGACAGGTTCGGACTCTGTCAAAGTCGCCAGCGGCTAAAGCGAACACTTTGGCCGAGTCGAGGACCGATCCCCCGCCGACGGCAACGATCAACTCAACGGGCCTGTCGAGCTCGGCGAACCGGCCACATTGTGACCCGAGCAGCTTGAGGTCGGGGTTGGGAGCCACGTCGTCGATCACCAGAGCGGGGTCCCCGGCGTTCTCGGCCAAACCAGCCACCAGGCGCCGAAACCCCTCGTCGGGGTAGGTGACGACCGCGTAGCGCCGACCCTCGATCGCCGAAGCGAGGGCCTGGAAACTGCCAGCGCCGAATCGGATCTTCACCGGGTTCGTGTAGGTCCACACCGGGCTAAGGATAACTCTCCGGTAGATATTCGTCTAATACATGTCTTCAATAGGATATATTGATTTTCTAGATGATAAGAACACAGCTTCGTTCGTTTCACGCGGTGGCCACCTATGGTGGTTTCACCGCCGCGTCCAAGGTGCTCCACATCGGCCAGCCCACGCTGACGACGCAGGTCCGAGCACTCGAGGCCCGCTACAACGTCGACCTTTTCCATCGGATCGGCCGAAAGGTCGTCCTCACCGAGGTGGGAAAGAAGCTACTCGAGCTGACGGTACGCATAAGCAGCCTCGACGACGAAGCCCACAGCCTCCTAGAAGCGCACGCGGGCCTCACCGCTGGCCGCCTACGCGTCGCCGCGGTCGGCCCGTTTCACGCCATCGACATGATCAGCGAGTTCAAGCAGAGGTTCCCCGGAGTCGAGGTCACGGTTCTCTTGGGCAATTCACAACAGACGATCGAGCGACTCCTCGACTACCAGGCCGATGTCGCGGTCACGGCCCATCTCGAGAGCCACGACCGTGTGCGGATGCTGCCCTACAGCACCCATTCGGTAGTGGCCTTCGTCAACGCCGATCATCGGTTCTTCGACCGCTCGACCATCTCCATCCACGAGATGAGCAACGAGCGGGTCGTGATGCGCGAGGAAGGCTCGACCACACGAACGGCCTTTGATATCGCCCTGAGTCGAGCAGACGTCAGCGTCGAGCAGGTGCTGGAGATCGGCAGCCGCGAAGGCGTCTGGAAAGCCGTCGAGCGAGGCATGGGTATCGGCGTCGTCGCCGACTTCGAATTTG
Coding sequences within it:
- a CDS encoding LysR family transcriptional regulator → MRTQLRSFHAVATYGGFTAASKVLHIGQPTLTTQVRALEARYNVDLFHRIGRKVVLTEVGKKLLELTVRISSLDDEAHSLLEAHAGLTAGRLRVAAVGPFHAIDMISEFKQRFPGVEVTVLLGNSQQTIERLLDYQADVAVTAHLESHDRVRMLPYSTHSVVAFVNADHRFFDRSTISIHEMSNERVVMREEGSTTRTAFDIALSRADVSVEQVLEIGSREGVWKAVERGMGIGVVADFEFVAHPRLRTVAFDDVTIRTEYFLAHLHERESSHLIRAFCDVALTAAT